From Dethiosulfovibrio russensis, a single genomic window includes:
- a CDS encoding NRAMP family divalent metal transporter: protein MNQDTHSSSAVTTGEDKIGYLSFLEIIRRVGPGIVLTGVVIGPGAITMASMLGAQYGYSLLWLLIPIAFMGITFMLASYRISLTTGMPIIHAIRHYYGDSAAKFVGAATFLACTFFTMGNISGTGAGMNLLFGLDWKLGSLIMMSLMVYCYFSKNVYSKIEKIVSVCILGMICAFYATLFGTRGFSPAYAVHGLTHWAFPAGSLVMALAFISTNASIMTGIYGTYLGNEKKWKRADLSNGVMLADASAHVIGVVLIDAAIILVGAIVLHPAGKTLTHPAQMADMLIPIMGDFARFVMGIALLGAAFSSLLGNTQRTVVLLNAGFDKPTGLDDKNIRWESLVVLLVAALICYGYGGSPVQLIYLSNVATAIATPVAGLFICMILWRSDVAPEMAPPRFLRVSMGISYCFCLVLTAFALINVVPKFVNSLSLAF, encoded by the coding sequence TTGAATCAGGATACGCATTCTTCCTCCGCAGTCACGACAGGAGAAGATAAGATTGGATATCTTTCATTCTTGGAGATTATAAGACGGGTGGGGCCCGGTATAGTGCTTACTGGGGTGGTTATAGGCCCAGGAGCGATAACGATGGCGTCTATGCTTGGAGCTCAATACGGATATTCCCTTCTATGGCTTTTGATACCCATCGCTTTTATGGGAATAACCTTCATGTTGGCTTCTTATAGAATATCATTAACGACTGGCATGCCTATAATTCATGCCATTAGACATTATTACGGAGATTCTGCCGCTAAGTTCGTAGGAGCAGCGACTTTCCTAGCCTGTACGTTTTTTACAATGGGGAACATTTCCGGAACTGGTGCAGGGATGAATCTTCTTTTTGGATTGGACTGGAAACTTGGTTCGCTGATAATGATGAGTTTAATGGTTTATTGTTATTTTTCTAAAAACGTATACTCAAAGATCGAAAAAATCGTCTCAGTTTGTATCTTAGGGATGATATGTGCTTTTTATGCCACTCTTTTTGGAACCAGGGGGTTTTCTCCGGCTTATGCCGTCCATGGTTTGACTCATTGGGCCTTTCCTGCCGGAAGCTTGGTGATGGCGCTGGCTTTTATAAGCACTAATGCATCGATTATGACGGGGATATACGGTACATACCTAGGGAACGAAAAAAAATGGAAACGTGCAGACCTATCCAACGGAGTAATGTTGGCCGATGCTTCGGCCCATGTCATAGGGGTTGTTCTGATAGATGCTGCCATAATATTAGTAGGCGCTATAGTTCTGCATCCTGCTGGAAAGACATTGACCCATCCCGCCCAGATGGCGGATATGCTGATACCGATAATGGGGGATTTTGCCAGATTCGTCATGGGGATCGCTCTTTTAGGGGCGGCGTTTTCGTCATTGCTAGGCAATACTCAGCGAACTGTCGTGCTTTTGAATGCCGGTTTTGACAAACCTACCGGCCTGGATGACAAAAACATACGCTGGGAATCTTTAGTAGTTCTCTTGGTTGCCGCTTTGATTTGCTATGGTTACGGAGGTTCTCCGGTTCAATTGATCTATTTATCAAACGTAGCCACGGCTATAGCTACCCCTGTTGCAGGGTTATTCATATGTATGATCCTATGGCGTAGCGACGTGGCTCCCGAGATGGCTCCACCTCGGTTTTTACGGGTATCAATGGGAATAAGCTATTGTTTTTGTCTTGTGTTGACGGCATTTGCTTTGATAAATGTGGTTCCCAAGTTTGTTAATTCCCTGTCCCTGGCTTTTTGA
- a CDS encoding AAA family ATPase produces the protein MLINLTLNNFRRYEKAHFCFHPKMTILVGENGKGKTTILDAIAVMLGTYFQGSKIKTGQSTVKKDDARLLSVELGGQFNLEPQDDVFIQARSTIRNETIDWIREMGDRGGKAKNIVSIGTQDRKKAVKGEAIDLPLYLYYGSGRLWDIRRNVKTGKPGSRLDAYRFCLDPKSDQKAFEEWFKKLTLAELQKKSSFKGIQAVRDAVLQCIPNSSDFYHDVERDELIIVTDEGAMPFDHLSDGYRNMVAMVADIAHRASRLNPHLEEEAATRTKGIVLIDEIDLHLHPKWQRRVVSDLQEAFPEIQFIATTHSPFIIQSLEPGQVIDLEATEEKAERTCDTGEQASPGTTAPYSNRSIEDIVEDIMGVDIPQRSERYQKMYDVAKEYYKTLREARDADETRKKELKEKLDRLAAPFSENVAYYAFLEAERIAAGVTSEEEKREDKKCDR, from the coding sequence ATGTTGATCAACTTGACCCTAAACAATTTCAGACGTTACGAAAAGGCTCATTTTTGTTTTCACCCCAAGATGACCATTCTTGTAGGGGAGAACGGAAAAGGAAAGACGACCATCCTGGATGCTATAGCCGTCATGTTAGGGACCTACTTTCAGGGCTCAAAAATAAAAACCGGCCAAAGTACCGTTAAAAAAGACGACGCCCGCCTGTTGTCCGTAGAGCTCGGTGGGCAGTTCAACCTTGAACCACAGGACGACGTGTTTATACAGGCCCGGTCGACGATCCGGAACGAAACCATAGATTGGATCAGAGAAATGGGAGACAGAGGGGGAAAAGCCAAGAATATCGTCTCCATAGGAACTCAAGACCGAAAAAAAGCGGTTAAGGGGGAGGCCATCGATCTGCCTCTTTATCTGTATTACGGCTCAGGACGTCTATGGGATATACGCAGGAACGTGAAGACGGGAAAACCTGGATCTCGATTGGACGCTTACAGATTCTGCCTCGATCCCAAGTCGGATCAGAAGGCCTTTGAAGAATGGTTCAAGAAACTGACGCTGGCGGAGCTTCAGAAAAAAAGCAGTTTCAAAGGCATCCAGGCCGTTCGAGACGCCGTGCTCCAATGTATTCCTAACTCCAGCGATTTCTACCACGACGTAGAAAGAGACGAGCTTATCATCGTGACAGACGAGGGTGCCATGCCTTTCGATCATCTTTCCGACGGTTACCGTAACATGGTGGCGATGGTGGCAGACATAGCCCATCGAGCCTCCAGGCTTAACCCCCATCTAGAGGAAGAAGCCGCCACAAGGACGAAAGGCATCGTGTTGATTGACGAGATAGACCTGCACCTACATCCCAAGTGGCAGAGGCGGGTCGTATCCGACCTTCAGGAAGCGTTCCCGGAGATTCAGTTCATAGCCACCACCCATTCGCCGTTTATAATACAGTCCCTTGAGCCAGGACAGGTCATAGATTTGGAAGCAACCGAAGAAAAAGCAGAAAGAACCTGCGACACCGGGGAACAGGCCTCACCTGGCACGACCGCTCCATACTCCAACAGGTCTATAGAGGACATAGTCGAGGATATAATGGGGGTCGACATTCCTCAAAGAAGCGAGAGATATCAGAAGATGTACGATGTTGCAAAAGAATACTATAAAACATTACGAGAGGCCCGAGACGCCGATGAAACAAGGAAAAAAGAGCTTAAAGAAAAGCTCGATCGCCTAGCAGCCCCGTTCAGCGAAAACGTGGCCTACTACGCCTTTCTGGAAGCGGAACGGATAGCCGCCGGAGTCACATCCGAAGAGGAAAAACGGGAAGACAAAAAATGCGACCGGTAG
- a CDS encoding LacI family DNA-binding transcriptional regulator — MATLKDVAKLACVDVSTASRALNDSPCVHPDTKARVYEAVKKLSYHPNLLAKGLRQGKRHTIGVLVPTINLSVFAEISQGIEMEARRLGYETVICNTMDDPAAEKECLNRLRSSFQDGLLIAPTGSNSKLIRDIKESGISVVQIVRRQDDHISSVVSDYRESGFKGAKYLVGRGCRHIGLIDGSMKIIPYRERYDGYKEAMAELGYEENFVESPVVRGDYFKDGYDGTNILLDGNPDLDGILAAADMHGIGAIRALKDRGIPFPEKIKIMSLSGHSIGGMLETTMTSMEMPSVAMGKKSVQILIDEMDGPAEAVPSKQHVMFHFSLVERETT; from the coding sequence ATGGCTACCCTCAAGGATGTTGCCAAGCTAGCCTGCGTCGATGTCAGCACGGCATCCAGGGCTTTGAACGACTCTCCATGCGTGCATCCAGATACGAAGGCCCGAGTGTACGAAGCGGTTAAGAAGCTGAGCTATCATCCCAATTTGCTTGCCAAGGGGCTTCGCCAGGGGAAGCGTCATACCATTGGTGTGTTGGTTCCTACCATAAATCTGTCGGTTTTCGCGGAAATATCCCAGGGAATAGAGATGGAAGCCCGCAGATTGGGGTACGAGACTGTGATATGCAACACCATGGACGATCCCGCCGCCGAAAAGGAATGCCTTAACCGGCTTAGAAGTAGCTTTCAGGACGGTCTATTGATAGCTCCTACCGGAAGTAACTCCAAGTTGATCCGCGATATAAAAGAGAGCGGGATCTCGGTTGTTCAGATAGTAAGAAGGCAGGACGATCATATAAGCAGTGTTGTCTCCGATTATCGAGAAAGTGGTTTCAAGGGAGCGAAATACCTGGTAGGCAGAGGCTGTCGCCATATCGGTCTGATCGATGGTTCCATGAAGATAATCCCCTATCGAGAGAGGTACGACGGGTATAAAGAGGCCATGGCGGAACTCGGGTACGAGGAGAACTTTGTCGAGTCTCCGGTAGTTCGAGGTGATTACTTTAAGGACGGCTACGACGGCACGAATATCCTTTTGGACGGAAACCCCGACCTCGATGGAATTCTGGCGGCTGCCGACATGCACGGGATAGGTGCTATACGGGCTCTTAAGGACCGTGGAATTCCATTTCCCGAAAAGATCAAGATAATGAGTCTGTCAGGGCATTCCATTGGAGGAATGTTGGAGACGACCATGACATCTATGGAGATGCCCTCCGTAGCTATGGGCAAGAAATCGGTTCAGATTCTAATAGACGAAATGGACGGCCCGGCAGAGGCCGTTCCTTCCAAGCAGCATGTGATGTTTCACTTTTCCCTAGTTGAAAGGGAGACTACCTGA
- a CDS encoding ABC transporter substrate-binding protein, which produces MKKFVVLCLSVLLGLAALSPSMAAEVPTVRVSYIFTTHHEPFMVAMSKCEGLKDQGIWLEQVVPKEKYDLFVDGEKVARLNVVVAKSGSETAVLFAQKHIDLGMGSLPAMMTARDKGTPVKVLCPLHADGIGLVVPSNSPYGSWDEFLDALRNSDKPIKVGYHSPTSAPRIIFESAMFDNDISVTQKMGEDADVFLVDLKSTSNLIPALTSGQVDAWVGPDPFPEMAAFRGAGKVLMDLRDLPPAGKWSNFPCCVVAAREETIASDGPVVKAFVDLMTKTCSWCNDNKEEAATLGAGWIGIPAEAAKKSTIVYTTDPSENWITGAGVFMTYLDKMGKFKGSFAGKRLEDVQEGLFDFSFVR; this is translated from the coding sequence GTGAAAAAATTTGTGGTTCTTTGTCTGTCGGTGTTACTTGGTCTGGCTGCCCTGTCCCCCTCCATGGCTGCCGAAGTTCCAACTGTGAGGGTGAGCTACATCTTCACCACCCATCACGAACCCTTCATGGTGGCTATGTCGAAATGCGAAGGGCTCAAGGATCAGGGTATCTGGCTGGAGCAGGTAGTTCCCAAGGAGAAATACGATCTCTTCGTAGACGGAGAGAAGGTCGCCAGGCTCAACGTCGTTGTTGCCAAGAGCGGATCGGAGACGGCGGTTCTCTTCGCTCAGAAACATATCGATCTCGGAATGGGATCTCTGCCGGCCATGATGACCGCCAGGGACAAGGGAACCCCCGTCAAGGTGCTTTGCCCTCTTCACGCCGACGGAATAGGGCTCGTGGTGCCTTCAAACAGTCCCTACGGTTCGTGGGATGAGTTTTTGGACGCCTTGAGGAACTCGGATAAACCGATAAAGGTTGGATATCATTCCCCTACCAGCGCTCCCAGGATAATATTCGAAAGCGCCATGTTCGACAACGATATCTCCGTGACCCAGAAGATGGGAGAGGACGCCGACGTATTTCTGGTGGATCTCAAGTCCACATCCAACCTTATCCCCGCCCTTACGAGTGGACAGGTGGACGCCTGGGTAGGCCCCGATCCCTTCCCCGAGATGGCCGCTTTCAGAGGGGCAGGCAAGGTCCTTATGGACCTGAGGGATCTTCCTCCGGCAGGCAAGTGGTCCAACTTCCCCTGCTGCGTGGTGGCAGCCAGGGAGGAGACCATCGCCTCGGACGGACCTGTGGTCAAGGCCTTCGTCGATCTCATGACCAAGACCTGTTCATGGTGCAACGACAACAAGGAAGAGGCCGCCACGTTGGGAGCCGGATGGATCGGCATACCGGCGGAGGCCGCCAAGAAGTCGACCATAGTCTACACCACCGATCCCTCGGAGAACTGGATAACCGGAGCGGGAGTATTCATGACCTATCTGGACAAGATGGGCAAGTTCAAGGGCTCGTTCGCCGGAAAACGGCTTGAGGACGTCCAGGAGGGACTCTTCGATTTCTCCTTCGTGAGATAA
- a CDS encoding dihydrodipicolinate synthase family protein, with product MSKTKSINWKTIFPAICIPLTDDYGIDEPELRKYVRWLASFDEIGGLVCNGHTGEITSLTRSERKRVVEIVSDEVGDRVMIISGINCENTAESIEMAKEVKEAGADGILLMPPHMWLRFGMNPDAPFEYVKDVAEGADIDVIVHLYPATSKAFYPVETLVKMANEIEHVKCIKMGTRVTALYEHDIRVMREKAPECSLITCHDETLLTSMFPGVDGALIGFAGCIPELITEAWKAMKAGNFKKIREYDDRIHPISQAIYGGGQPSGEAHARMKEALVQRGIFKSALMRKPVLPLSDEEKAWVKDGVEKSGCGKVSF from the coding sequence ATGAGCAAAACGAAGAGCATAAACTGGAAGACGATTTTTCCCGCTATATGTATACCCTTGACGGATGATTACGGTATCGACGAACCTGAGTTGCGCAAATACGTTCGCTGGTTGGCCTCTTTTGACGAGATCGGCGGTCTTGTCTGCAACGGCCATACCGGAGAGATCACGTCTTTGACCAGATCGGAGAGAAAACGGGTGGTCGAGATCGTATCGGACGAGGTTGGCGATCGGGTGATGATAATCTCTGGCATAAACTGCGAGAATACGGCGGAGTCCATAGAGATGGCTAAGGAAGTCAAGGAGGCAGGCGCAGATGGAATTCTCCTGATGCCTCCGCATATGTGGCTTCGTTTCGGGATGAACCCCGATGCGCCCTTTGAATACGTCAAGGATGTCGCCGAAGGCGCCGACATCGATGTCATCGTCCACCTTTACCCAGCCACGTCTAAGGCTTTCTACCCCGTGGAGACACTGGTTAAGATGGCAAACGAGATAGAGCACGTGAAATGCATAAAGATGGGTACCAGGGTGACCGCCCTTTATGAACACGATATCAGAGTCATGCGGGAAAAGGCTCCTGAATGTTCTCTAATAACCTGTCACGACGAGACGCTGCTGACCTCCATGTTCCCGGGAGTGGACGGAGCTTTGATAGGTTTTGCTGGGTGTATCCCAGAGCTCATAACAGAAGCCTGGAAAGCGATGAAGGCAGGGAATTTCAAAAAAATTCGAGAGTACGATGATAGGATACATCCAATTTCTCAGGCCATATACGGTGGAGGACAGCCTTCTGGTGAGGCTCACGCTCGTATGAAGGAAGCCTTGGTCCAGAGGGGGATATTCAAATCCGCTCTCATGCGCAAGCCTGTTCTGCCCTTGTCGGACGAGGAAAAAGCCTGGGTCAAGGACGGGGTGGAGAAAAGCGGCTGCGGGAAGGTGTCTTTCTAA
- a CDS encoding DNA-3-methyladenine glycosylase produces the protein MRKDYNVYSCFGQNPETCFSPLDVNFYERSCFTVARELLGSLLMSFAGGEPTAGRIVEVEPYIGAYDRACHAWPMKRTPRTEAMFGPGGRAYIFFVYGMHHQLCAVTGPEGTPDAVLIRALEPIEGIDVMTRRRNQPMKRLCDGPGKLCSALAVTSELYGIDLTDPSSPLTIMKGNPIGDDRILAAPRVGVAYAGPYATVPWRMYLKDCPWVSVKDRSAVPYQSLPKNTFGPR, from the coding sequence ATGCGAAAAGATTATAATGTGTATTCTTGCTTCGGTCAAAACCCGGAGACGTGTTTTTCTCCGTTAGACGTAAACTTCTACGAAAGATCCTGTTTCACCGTTGCCAGAGAGCTTCTGGGATCCCTGCTGATGAGCTTCGCTGGGGGAGAGCCTACGGCCGGAAGGATAGTGGAGGTGGAGCCTTACATCGGTGCATACGACAGAGCTTGCCACGCCTGGCCCATGAAGAGGACCCCCCGCACCGAGGCCATGTTCGGTCCCGGAGGGAGGGCCTATATATTCTTCGTCTACGGCATGCACCATCAGCTGTGCGCCGTGACAGGGCCGGAGGGAACGCCGGACGCTGTGCTGATAAGGGCTCTGGAACCCATCGAGGGGATCGACGTCATGACCCGTCGGAGAAATCAGCCCATGAAAAGGCTCTGCGACGGCCCAGGGAAGCTGTGCTCCGCTCTGGCGGTCACCTCCGAGCTGTACGGAATCGACCTGACCGACCCCTCGTCGCCCCTCACGATAATGAAGGGAAATCCGATCGGAGACGACCGGATCCTGGCGGCCCCCAGGGTCGGTGTGGCCTACGCCGGACCATATGCCACGGTTCCGTGGAGGATGTATCTTAAGGACTGCCCTTGGGTCAGCGTGAAGGACCGCTCCGCCGTGCCCTACCAGTCGCTTCCGAAAAACACCTTCGGACCTAGGTAA
- a CDS encoding PH domain-containing protein, which yields MGLIRGLMGHATETDLEKVREEFASMLIEGEDVQAAYKLVRDMFVFTDKRLIVMDKQGMTGKKISYLTVPYGSIVCFSKESAGHFDLDAELKIWVRGQDIPLTYEFKKDSSIEDIYRILGAAVL from the coding sequence ATGGGACTTATCAGAGGTTTGATGGGACACGCTACCGAGACCGATCTGGAAAAAGTTCGGGAGGAGTTCGCATCCATGTTGATCGAGGGCGAGGACGTTCAGGCGGCTTACAAGCTGGTCAGGGACATGTTCGTTTTCACCGACAAGAGGCTCATAGTCATGGATAAACAGGGTATGACCGGGAAAAAGATATCCTATCTGACCGTTCCATACGGCAGCATAGTCTGTTTCTCCAAGGAGAGCGCCGGCCATTTCGATCTGGACGCGGAGCTCAAGATCTGGGTCAGAGGGCAGGACATACCTCTTACCTACGAGTTCAAAAAGGATTCAAGCATAGAGGACATATATCGGATACTCGGCGCCGCCGTGCTGTAA
- a CDS encoding HNH endonuclease: protein MRPVVRGKRPKEKGKPIELKKYGYARGHLIQRIGEYCSYCETKLNTSLAVEHVLPKKATETSEEEGKRRELDWDNLLLACTNCNSTKSNQEVSREKCLWPDRDNTFMAIEYSEGGLVSPNQDMPLNIIEKAEKLIQLVGLDKTPSDEPIYRWEASDRRWLHRKETWDMATRKRDQLKKIEPSNDETFRNIIVDLAKSNGRWSIWMTVFQNDEDMCRRLIDGFNGTCKGCFDDNMKPIHREGGLC from the coding sequence ATGCGACCGGTAGTTAGAGGAAAGCGTCCAAAAGAAAAGGGCAAACCTATCGAGTTAAAAAAGTATGGCTATGCCAGAGGACACCTAATACAGAGGATCGGAGAATACTGCTCATACTGCGAGACAAAATTAAACACCTCTCTGGCTGTAGAACACGTCTTGCCCAAAAAAGCGACGGAGACATCCGAAGAGGAAGGTAAAAGGCGGGAGCTTGATTGGGATAACCTCTTGCTCGCCTGCACCAACTGCAACTCGACGAAATCGAATCAGGAAGTTTCTAGAGAGAAATGTCTCTGGCCTGACCGAGACAACACCTTCATGGCGATTGAATACTCTGAAGGCGGTTTGGTATCTCCCAACCAAGACATGCCATTGAACATAATTGAAAAAGCGGAAAAGCTAATTCAACTGGTAGGACTGGATAAAACCCCGTCGGATGAACCTATATACAGGTGGGAGGCTTCTGATCGTAGATGGCTCCACAGAAAAGAAACTTGGGATATGGCGACAAGAAAAAGAGATCAGTTAAAGAAAATCGAACCAAGCAATGACGAAACATTTAGGAACATAATCGTCGACTTAGCTAAATCAAATGGACGCTGGAGCATTTGGATGACGGTATTTCAGAACGACGAGGACATGTGTCGACGATTGATCGACGGTTTTAACGGTACGTGTAAGGGCTGTTTCGACGATAACATGAAGCCTATACACCGAGAAGGCGGACTATGCTGA
- a CDS encoding ABC transporter permease, with protein MIRSGGALFAPMVVPFIFLVLWNVVAVQVGNDLILPGLREVGTLLFHPGTDVISMGSMAGNVAVSLVRVLVGYSLAVVVAIPLGLIMGASKRIYGLLNMFLGLFRPIPPLAWVPLVLAWFGVASFATLVGIEEGQWYIWLNNLKLSMLFIIFIGAFYPVLSNTIYGVSNVPKILVESSRVLGASERDLFVKVLLPAAAPSIVTGMRVGLGVAWMCLVSAEMLPGSLSGVGYLITHAYTVARTDVVVAGMVSIGLVGAFMDWGFRVVEARCFGWQRLSR; from the coding sequence ATGATACGTTCTGGTGGGGCTCTGTTCGCTCCCATGGTGGTTCCTTTTATCTTTCTCGTTTTATGGAACGTGGTGGCGGTGCAGGTCGGAAACGACCTGATTCTTCCGGGGTTGAGGGAGGTAGGAACCCTTCTGTTCCATCCCGGTACCGACGTCATAAGCATGGGATCCATGGCAGGAAACGTCGCCGTGAGTCTTGTGAGGGTTCTCGTAGGGTACTCTCTTGCCGTTGTAGTGGCGATCCCTCTGGGATTGATCATGGGGGCCTCCAAAAGAATCTACGGTCTCTTGAACATGTTCCTCGGCCTGTTCAGGCCTATTCCTCCTCTGGCCTGGGTTCCTCTGGTGCTTGCCTGGTTCGGAGTGGCCAGCTTCGCCACCTTGGTCGGGATCGAGGAGGGGCAGTGGTATATATGGCTCAACAACCTCAAGCTTTCTATGTTGTTCATCATATTCATAGGGGCGTTCTACCCCGTTCTCAGCAACACCATATACGGGGTTTCCAACGTTCCGAAGATATTGGTGGAGTCGTCCAGGGTTTTGGGCGCCTCCGAGAGGGACCTTTTCGTAAAGGTGCTTCTTCCCGCCGCCGCTCCTTCCATCGTGACGGGAATGAGAGTGGGGCTGGGGGTGGCCTGGATGTGTCTCGTTTCGGCGGAGATGCTGCCAGGAAGCCTTTCCGGGGTGGGGTATCTCATAACCCACGCCTACACCGTGGCTAGGACCGACGTGGTCGTGGCAGGCATGGTGAGCATCGGTCTGGTCGGAGCCTTTATGGATTGGGGTTTCAGAGTCGTGGAGGCCCGGTGTTTCGGATGGCAGAGGCTGTCGAGATGA
- a CDS encoding ABC transporter ATP-binding protein, giving the protein MAEAVEMTVPVISVSSLEKTFVTEKGDLVKALAPVDLEVKSNEFICIVGPSGCGKSTMLRILAGLETPTGGEARYMSYEISGPGRERGMVFQEYSLLPWRTVAGNLGLGPELAGEKPESYGGLVEEYLELVGLSDFADAYPYELSGGMRQRAAIARALVNNPEVLLMDEPFGALDAHTRILLQGELLRIWETHRKTVLFVTHSVDEAVSLADRIVVMSARPGRIREIITVPIERPRRRSDPRFGELAYEVLSMLDREVGCRS; this is encoded by the coding sequence ATGGCAGAGGCTGTCGAGATGACCGTTCCGGTTATATCGGTGTCTTCGCTGGAGAAGACCTTCGTGACCGAAAAGGGAGATCTGGTCAAGGCTCTGGCTCCGGTCGATCTGGAGGTGAAGTCGAACGAGTTCATATGCATAGTGGGCCCCTCCGGATGCGGCAAGTCGACCATGCTGAGGATACTTGCCGGACTGGAGACCCCTACTGGCGGTGAGGCCCGCTATATGAGTTATGAGATATCCGGTCCCGGCAGGGAGCGGGGCATGGTTTTCCAGGAATACTCCCTCCTTCCCTGGCGCACCGTGGCGGGGAATCTGGGCCTTGGGCCCGAGCTTGCAGGGGAGAAGCCCGAATCATACGGAGGATTGGTCGAGGAATATCTCGAACTCGTAGGGCTTTCGGATTTCGCCGACGCCTATCCCTACGAGCTTTCCGGCGGCATGAGGCAGAGGGCCGCCATCGCCAGGGCACTGGTTAACAACCCCGAGGTCCTGCTGATGGACGAGCCCTTCGGTGCTCTGGACGCCCATACCAGGATACTGCTCCAGGGCGAGCTGTTGAGGATATGGGAGACCCACAGGAAGACCGTTCTCTTCGTGACCCACAGCGTCGACGAGGCGGTCTCTCTGGCTGACAGGATAGTCGTCATGTCAGCCAGGCCCGGTAGGATCAGGGAGATCATCACGGTCCCTATAGAGAGGCCGAGGCGTCGTTCCGATCCCCGATTCGGCGAACTGGCCTACGAGGTGCTCTCCATGCTGGACCGAGAGGTGGGGTGCCGTTCCTGA